The sequence CCCTGTGTCAGGGAAAGGGACGATGTGTCCGTCAAAATGCAGAAAGCTCTGCCTACCTCCATCTCCCATCCCCTACCAAAGTGATGGACAAGGTGTGTGTAACTCTAAGTGGAGGTCAACATCTAATTGTGTTGAATCTACAATGGTTTATTTATGGACCTAATTCAATGCAAAGCAGGTGTCATTAATCCCACCCTGCAGGCATGGGCTTTACGGCTGCTTCTTGCAGAGCAGGTCATAAATAGGTGTTGACAGAGGCTTGTTAAACTCAGATGTCATCCAGACTCATTCTGCCCTTGTTCCATCAATGGGAGCACCGAGCCGAGCCAAGACACACTCCAGTGGTTTTGGGAacctaattcttttttttaaatagcacGTGTCATACACTTCTTACAGTTAATTAGCTACATGTTGCTCAAACCATGGCCATCTCACATAACTAACCCAATCATATGTCTGAGATTAGCGTCTAGTGTTTGGTCAATATAAACTGACCAAACTGAAGTCTTCACTGGGTCCGAGTAATAAACACTTGAGTACATATTACAGCATGCTTTAGTCTTCCATTTAATGCCTTATGGAAGGCAAGAACTGTGCAGTAAACACTGAAACCATTGTTGTATTTAGGCTAAAAAACCTATAGGAGGTTAGCGCAACATGCTCAGAAGCTCTGATTGcttctgtgtttcctctctgcGACCGaacatttaattaaacagaGGTCATCTGACGATGACATATCCCACTTCACCCTGCAAAAAGCTGTACAACAACATCAGTAAATGCAGTGTCCTTCATTCTTTCAGTGGGCCTACGTAAATGTAATGCTGTACAATAGGAGAACGCTACGAAGAAGATGACCAGCCTTCAATCAGATCCCCTATTCTCTTAAAAATCAGAAACTGAGATGCGGGGGAAAACTTTGATATATATTTTGATATATACACcacgcatttgcgcatcaacgctcgcgacttcacttcatcgcggatttttggtaggcagtcacatgataccgtacatgcattctactgtctgacagcatccagacgtccgctacgttctgtgagtctcggacttacgtgagacacaaaagtgctttaaacagtcaatcagtgtgtgggaaaaggtaatacagatagaaggtggtttaatatcagtctggggagggttcataaaagattaatttactgtaaagaacaatataaatagtttgtcgttctatcgcgaaattcgttaatcgcatgtggttccagaaacacattaaccgcaaagaacgagggcacactgtgtgcgtgtgtgtgtgtgtgtgtgtgtgtgtgtatacacacatatataaaatcATGCATAAtaagatagatactttattaatccctgaagaaattgtatatatccaacTGTACACTATAAGGCACAATAAGGCCTGTACACATGGTGAAAGGCATGTAAATACACAGAGGTTCTCAACTCCTgtgtagttttttgttttttgaggaaAGTTGGAAATAGAACAACTCATTTCAACTCATGACTGACAAATATAACCAAGATTTTATAAAATGGGAAACAAAGTCAGTTGGAAGTATAGTTGCCTGAGGATCTTCTGTGTTTAGACCATAGGAGAGCAGACAATAAAAGAATCACTGAAACACAGCAGAATATCCCCTGGATTTTGATCACACAACACTGAACACAGAAACAGTCTTTCTCTGGAGCACTCTGCATGGGGCTTTGGTAACAGCAGTCATAAaaagaacaacacaaaacaaagcacGAATACCTCCGGAATCTCACTACACTATGAAAATGTTATCCTCCTGAATTTGAACCATGATatttaatattctgtttttatactgttattCTACTTCTTTTAAAACTTTAGTAGCAATGTTTGTTAATACTTATCTCATTTTTCTAACGTCTCAGCAAAAAGAAGCAAAAGCAACTGATCAGCCAGACACAAGCACTAAACCAGCTGAACCTGACCCGGCAGAGATCTGGAAGAAGGACTTCCAGTGCCAGTGGTACAAGACGACAGACAGAGATGTCTCGGACCAGCAGCCCCCCAAAGACGGAGCATCCGTTGGGAATACAGTAAAAGAAAAGGCTGAAGATGCAGTGGAGCCCATTACCACAGCTTCTACCATAGCTTCTACAACAACATCTGACTCTCTCATCAAGTCACCAGAAAGTACATCACCGGGTGTAAGAAGTCCAAAGCTATCGCTAGAAGACACTAATACAGACAACGGTATGGATCCACTCCATGCCCCAAACCCAGTTGTTCTTCTGTTAGTGCTGCTAGTGGCTGGAAGTATATGCCTGCAACCTTAAATTACTAACAAACCAGTCTTCACCTGGAAGTTCTGCGCTTTAACTGCATTCTTATCCATTCACAAGTGCCCTTGATTACAGTCACTGGAACCTGCAAGGTAGTAGGCATGTTGCTTTTGAACAGTCTAAACCCATCCATGAATGTGCcaagagacagaagaaacatttattttctacttgCTGTTCTGAGATGTGATGCACTAGATTTTGACTGCCCTATCAGTAGATAAGTGAAAACACTCTTTCAAACCTGATGAGGTTATGTTTTCATGAACTACTTCCTTGAGGCCTCATTTTGCTGAGAGTTTGTCTGTCCATAAAGTTTccgaaaaaaaatttccttTACCGTACCGGCAGCAACAGAAGCCTGCAGAGACATGAGTGCTTAAATGTCTAGGATGTTCActtctcacatacacacaaaagatAGGGCTTGTGATAATTAAGAAGCCCATGGTAATTGGGGGGAACCACTTATTAATTGGAGTTTGAAGAGAAATAGAATGAAAGTCATATTTAAATGCAACTGAAGGTTGGCATTCAAGCTTATTGTCAAGCCCGTCCAGGCTTGACGTTGTGGCTCCAATCACTAACGGTAACATTGGCTTCGAGAGGCTTTACTTACGGTATTTTCTCTTAGCTCTCCACTATCCTTGGCTTGAGTGACATGTCACACTTTTAAAAGCAAAGGAGTAAACCAACAGAATGATGGCAGCATTTCAGGTAGCTACTACAGTTTCGGGGTCCTTCAGGGTTTTTGTCATTGACTCCTTAAACTAGTGTCTCAGTGGTAATGTTTTTAGCAACGACAGTGCTTTTCCTGCAGTAACAAGTCAATAAACCCACAGACTGTCTTTCCATCTTGTTGTAAAGTTCCTTGAACCATTgaattggtaaaaaaaatgtgtgttgtcTGTTCATACCTTTATAACTGAATTCATTCCATAACAGGTAACTTGCATATAATttgtttatatactatatatttcTAAGTCAGCAAAGTTAATCTTGGTTTCAACCCATCCAGGCCAATTAGTGCTCTCggtgcagtaaaaaaaaagtagtctGAAACACTCATTGTTGAAGCTCctgtaaatttatttatttttcattaaaatatacaCTCAGGACAAAGTGTATCTAAATTATTTATAGTTCCACAAAGAGATATGTACacaggtgcatctgattatacaacaggaaatgaattattcatacatttatttataccaTGAACACATATACTGACTTTCCATTCATGCCTCAAACCAACTCACAACTCCCTGGACACTAGAACTGTAAACGAGGATTTACATCTTTTCGACCACATACACGTCGGAGAGTATTTCACCATCGTGAAGGGAATGGgaccattttattttctaatataaGCTTTTTATGGatgctccctttttttttcttctttttttttttaccagcaaGGTCAAGGTAGACGACACTGAGACATAGAGCAGATTTTTTATACTAAATGGAACCTGAAGCTTTCCTGTGAAGTTAATAATGTCTAAAACAAGTCAACAGATGAAGACACAGGTTGAAACAACTCACacaatgtgaatgtgaaaaacTTGTACTTAACATGCTTTGCAGTATTAAACTTATATTGTAAATTAAATCCACTTCAATTGTTGATTTAGAAAAAATGTTAGCCTTGAGTGTCCAAATTAAGCAAgtcatgacatcaccatcacagAGTCAATCAAATATCATATTGCCTTCTGTCATTAAAAGAACATAAACATGTATTAGCATATAAATGTAGCAAGTAACACAGATAATAATCCCCAGTGCAATGTCAGATGTACCACACTAATTTAATCATAACTGGTTGGTAACGTAACAGTCAAGCAACGCTGCTGCAGTCATTCCTTTCTTAAATTAATAGTTACTCACTATGCAAGCAAGTAAATTAGAAAGTCTATATTAGTTCACATCCCAGACCTTTGTTCCAACTCCGTCCAGGACAATCTACCACGACTAACTCTCATTGGTTGAAAACAAGATATCCTAACTTTTGAATGTTGAAAAAAGAAGCATGCTTTACAGAAATTTAAGgtttgttatttaatttttatgttaCTCTTTAAATCTTATTCTTATGGTTTAGGATTTTTTGCATTATTGTCCATAATAAGTGTTTATCAAtcgaaaaatgaaaataaatgtattaaccAGGAGGAAGAAAACTGAAAGTCATCTCAAATTTCCCAGAATGTTTAAACTCTCTACATGTTTTTGTAGGTTGAAATGCCCTCACTAACGATATTGGTTTCAATTCAAAAaggttttgaaatatttaaagcaTCTGTTACGACattaagttttttctttttttggtaattTCAGGAAAATATCTTTTCTCCTCTACAGTGACAAGAGAAGGGAGAAGAGAAACATCGCTGACAGCAGCTTTAACTGAGAAAAGCTGTGATGGATAGTCTTGGAGTAGAATACTTCATAAATAATTTCAGAGCCTCCTCAAACAATTATCAAGCAGCGTTTGAGTTCATACTCAAATAGGGATGTTCAGTGGAAACGATCTACCTGTACTGGTCAGTTCTAAGTAAGAcagaataaaactgaaaaagcaAGCATGatgacaaaatgaataaataaacacaaaaataacaaaaaacaggaTCTCCCTTCCCCTTGGCCAGTGACTGAATCTGATCTTTTTTgcacaacattaaaaaataaacttttagtTTCTGTTAAAAGTCCATGCAGCTCGCTGGCCTCCACAGAAAAAGACACAGGGAAAGGTGTCGCCCTCATGTGGGAAAGAAAGGTTAGTGCAATCTGAATCAAGTGGGCTGGACGGATAACACTGTCCTTCCGTTGCATCATGGTAAGCATTGATCCACTCGTCTTCAAGGGtcggtctgtgtgtgttcagggcacCTGACAAAGTGTCtccaaaatgaatttaatagatttatttttaggaaaaacaGGGATGCTTTGAAAGACACAAAGAAAGTGGAATCTTAAATTGCAAATCTTCAAATGGTGCACAAGCAGGGAAGGATAACTGCTAATCATCCAGCATGCCTGGTAGCAACAACCCCAGGAATCCATTGGTGCACTAAATCtcgctgcagtgtgtgtgcactACCTGCAGAAAGGTGGGCATAGCTGCACACAGTCTTACTCAGCCGCGTGCTCGATGTCGGGTGAGACGAGTACTGTACTCATACCACAGAGATGGGGTTACTTGCAGAATGCCTCCAGAGTGTCCAGAGTGCGTTTAATATCACGGATCTGTGCAGCCAGGGTTTGTATGGGCTGCATGGAGCGATCCAGTTCCTCACAGCGAGCCATCAGTGTGTACATGCCCTGCAAGATTAGACAGGAAACAAAGCCTTTGCTTCATGGTTCGTTTATCATACCCTTCTCTACAGCTTAGCAGTCTGGTTtcaatgtcaaaacaaaatcacttattcataaaatactgaaatatatTGTCGCACAATAGTAGAATGATTTTGAAATTAGGTTTTATCAACTATGGAATCTCAACTATAGAATCTCAGACTTGCAcaccattaaaaaaacagtaagtAATAACCCACTAAAGGCAATAGCAATCCGCTTGgtacttttgtatttacaaatgcaaaagttatggttgagaaaatgaaatcaacagGGGCTGTCTATCCTTTAATGAAAACGGAGATATTTAGTAACTAGAGTTGTATGGTAACTAACCAAAAAGATCTTTTTCTTCTACAAATTGGTTTAATTTTATGGGGATGTGCCTGCTGCAATTTGCAATGTGAGCCTTTTGTTCTCTGGTGCAGCAAGtgtagctgtttttttttccttttctgctgCTCAAAGAGGACTTTCTTACTGTCTGGAGTATTGATGTTATCATCCAGATTTTAACACCTTATCAAACATATTGATGAATTGTCAGTCCCACCataaaagacacagaaaataattctgttaaaataattcaacacaaataaaatttggacaaatatgaggaaaaaattatttttgctttgttCAACTGCAAGGCATTTTGAAGTGAACATTTCTgttatagacacacacagacggtcACCTTTATACTCATGTCCACAGACTCCCCCAGGCTGTCCACGGAGTCTCTGTAGGTCTGGATGTAACCGACACTCAGAGCGGTCATCTGGGTGAATCCACAGAGAGAGCCATCaatcacacagacagaaacaaaagcacaaGATGAGGGTTTTAACTTCTGGACTCACATTCTGGATGGTTCCATTGAGGCTCCGCATCATCATCTCGACGCTGTGTGCTACATCCTGGGTGTGCCTCTGTAGATCCAGTAGAACAGATGGATCAATGGGAGGGATATCCGCTGGTCTCCTTGACAACCCTCGACTCCTGTAGATGGGACCTGAACAGTCCGCTGGCGAGAAACAATTTTATGAACAGATGGAAGATTTTATAAATGAGACACTCTATAAATATCATATCAATAAAGTTCCCAGAAATGATCTTTAAAGAGTCAAAAGACTCATCAAtaatcttttattcattttccaaaccacCATTCGGCATTCATGGGTCACAgagattgctggagcctatcacagcagACTAATGGGCATGAGGCATCACATTATCAATAATCCTGGAACAGATATTAATGACAGAAGAACAATTACTGTACTCCTATTTGATGAAACACATGCCACCAATTACATCACTTAATTAAGAGGATGTGTGCAACTCTGAgaataaatgaaatgcaaaaataactAGACTTCACACAGATCCTCTACCAAGATAGCTCAGATTCCCTGTCATGTCACTGAACCGAAAGCGATCCTCCTGTTATGATGTGTCCCTCTTGACACAAATCCTTGACAAGTCAATGTTTACTTGACTCACCAGATCTGGAACATAACTTGGATCCAGAGCAAGGACTGATTTGTGGTTGATGTTATGCAGATGATTTCATGTGATTTTTGTCTAAGTTTTGCAGACGTGATGCATGAAGTCAGAAGCAAAACCCATCACACAAtactaaataaaactttaatagTAAAAATTCTAGGTCCAGATGATGATCTTCAATATTATcataaaaaatagtttattcAAATAAACCATTGTTCTCTACAAAGTCTAATCAAACAAATATGCACTAAAATAACTAGAGGTGATAAAAAGACGAGAACCTGGTTCCTGCCAGACTGCAGCAAGACCTGAATTCCTTCTAGTCTAAACAAAGTCTGAGTCATCCATTGTTATTGAATCAGCAGGTAGCCGCCACAGAGGGGATATTGACTGTGTTCCTGTGTTTAAATTGAGTGCCCACTTTAGCTGATGCTCTAATCCAGAGCGTTTTTCCCCCCCGACTGAAGGGCAGCGGTTCACAGGCCTTCTCCAGGAGAGTTACACAACATTAATGTGTGCTAACGGACAGGCTGAACTCAATCAATTGGGCAAACTTGTAGAGATGATGTGTTTTCTGAAATTGCTGTTTGGGTGACCTTTTGGAAAATGATCAGTTTAGATTTCTGCAGGGTCTGCCGCCACATTCTGGTGCCATTTAAATAACAGCCTGAGGCCAACTTTAATCAGCCAGGAACAAGTAAGAAGATTGAGAGAGCATGAACAAAGTGTCTCCATGGCTTTTCAATTATCCACCTTTAGATCTCATCcacagcagagatgaagatgctgaggttctctctgggagtgaccaggaaggataggatcaggaatgagtacatcagagggacagcacatgttagaggttttggagataaagtcagagaggccagactgagatggtttggacatgtccagaggagagatagtgaatatattggtagaaggatgctgagttttgaaccgccaggcaggaggcctagaggaagaccaaagaggaggtttatggatgtaatgagggaagacatgaagatagttggtgtgagtgaagaggattcaaaggacagggctagatggaggaaattgattcgctgtggcgacccctgaagggaaaagccgaaaggaaaagaagaagaagaagaagatctcaTCCACAGAACAAATGACATGATACGGTCAATATTGTAAGGCTCTTTCCGCCACAGCTACTCTTTTATGATTAACTGCTGCAGCCCTCTTAAAGGGAATATGTCAtcaacaaaagagaaagagtTCTGAGACCTGACTCAGATCCTACTCTGACAAATGACATCTTGCAGCAGCCAAAACTATTATGAGTATACAGCTTCAAAATGGTCATGTCTTCAGCAGCATCTTTTGTATCAATGTctctaaatgttaaattattactCTACTCAGGGTTATTTAATGATGACAAACTGATAATTTCCTGATAAATCTAAATTCCTAATAAATAAAGCACTCATGTAAGTTAAACGTCATTAGCTTAGTCATGctgacatgaaaaacattttattacaaaaataactTATTAATAAGTAGAAAAAATCTATTCTTGTATGTGCAAAGAAAATATCCGGTGTAATCAAGTTAAATATAATCCCCGTCAAAAACAGGGGTCATAAAttaagtgaaataaatgaagtattattTGCTCCGACTCGCCTGCTGCACTGTGAATGCAGCATTGCAGCATTCATTTGAGCATCTATCAGTTCATCATGAGGCAAGAGACACAACAATTCAATTCCTAAGGCTATTGTATCCACCCTCTATTAGTTGTTTAGGACAGAACCAGAGCTATGCCTATAACAGGAGTGGTGATAGACTAGGCTTGTTGGCCATTTCTAGaaaatataaactttatttgttacaAAATAGTGAGTCttattggtaaaaaaaaacgtCAGCAGCCAAATGTGAACCTTAATACAGCTGTTTATCCATTACATTGTGCATGTATATACAGTTTATTGTCATGAATTAGGTATATTTTTATACTGCTTTaatttcatttgctttttgtttaatttctacTTCTATGCTGCCTAAATTTGTCCTTTTGTAAGgtttatctatctatttgtatctatattttattttaatttttttctgctttagtTCAATACTCACAGTCGCTGCAATCCAGGCTGGGCTTGGagctcatctttattttctgctCCAGGTTCTTTGTGATGAAGTTGGTCAGGTCTCCTTCTTGGCTGACTGTCCCCTCCAGCTCCAGAGCTGAGGAGATTGTGGCCCTTCTGCCTTCTGATTGGCCTGCTCTGCCACCACTTCTGACCCCCGAACCACCTGTAGAAAATACAACCAAATCAGCTGAAAAACGATGTTGTATAACATGGTCATTAATTGCTGCATCGTTGAAATATGGAAGCCACCTTTCCTGTTAATTTACTGCTTTACTCAGAGCTTTTCAGTgcactttcaaataaatttggtGGAGGAACAAGATGAAAAAACTGatataaacacaaaatcaaatcagGCATTTACCTCCACAAGCTTGGCTAATTTCGTCCAGACTCTTGCTGTCCTGCATCCCACGGACATTGCGCACCCAGACCTGAGCCATGACATGGGGAGGGCAGGTGACATCATCTGAGGGCAGAGGGAGAGTTGGGGGGGACGAA is a genomic window of Antennarius striatus isolate MH-2024 chromosome 2, ASM4005453v1, whole genome shotgun sequence containing:
- the borcs6 gene encoding BLOC-1-related complex subunit 6, yielding MSLSPVTGTEVPETANGIATPISSENGLYAPSLVKYGGSRAPCPKEGYEARVHENTDNHVEDESIVHDDKDYLEPKMHSNDRLLSLSSHTSHVTDPSLPAATCTTILESESQDTAIPEVCNAVEPPDAALLWDSAHHAHYKDLLQRGGPVNACKPQTETVDEDIDIKEEEEDGEKEKQDEEDDEKNEKRWTHQHTGARTEAEPSQHYSSSAPGPNTSTASSPPTLPLPSDDVTCPPHVMAQVWVRNVRGMQDSKSLDEISQACGGGSGVRSGGRAGQSEGRRATISSALELEGTVSQEGDLTNFITKNLEQKIKMSSKPSLDCSDSDCSGPIYRSRGLSRRPADIPPIDPSVLLDLQRHTQDVAHSVEMMMRSLNGTIQNMTALSVGYIQTYRDSVDSLGESVDMSIKGMYTLMARCEELDRSMQPIQTLAAQIRDIKRTLDTLEAFCK